One window from the genome of Candidatus Synechococcus calcipolaris G9 encodes:
- a CDS encoding hydantoinase B/oxoprolinase family protein, with translation MKQDAALGKWQFWIDRGGTFTDIVARSPTGTLTIHKLLSECPERYPDAAVQGIREILGLGPHDPIPSENISAIKLGTTVATNALLERSGDRTLLVITAGFRDALRIGYQHRPDIFAQEIILPEMLYERVIEVQERYSATGEELEPVNCDRLRPELEAAFAAGIRGCAIVLLHSFRYPDHEQQVAELARQIGFSQISVSHQVSPLIKLVSRGDTTVVDAYLSPVLHRYIQQVSHELGNVPLFCMQSNGGLVKANFFQGKDSLLSGPAGGMVGVVQTALAVGIQRLIGLDMGGTSTDVCHYRHSEKSPWAEYERFNETEVAGVRLRSPMLAVHTVAAGGGSILKFDGSRYRVGPDSAGANPGPAAYGQGGPLTLTDANVLLGRVQPEFFPQCFGPQGDQPLNKPIVQAMFQTISRDIQAQTGIDSNPEQVAAGFLAIAVAKMAQAIKKISLERGYDVRDYTLCCFGGAGGQHACLIADSLGIPEIFIHPYAGVLSAYGMGRAELRVIKEQTIEAPLDEDHYRQVQAQADDLSQAVQGELVAQELPLAAMDCLQRVYVRYIGTDTSLVVALADPQTMAECFREQHQQLYGFTFPDRPLIITRLQVEGIGQAPVNGDLPIATAPSPPGKPTQVEMYSNNAWHLAPVLQREHLTPGSPIPGPALIIDATGTNVIEMGWQAVKLSQGGLKIQRQGIAPTKYRDGNHCSEIAANSDQPLTWDPVQLEIFHHLFQAIAEQMGITLQQTSASVNIKERLDFSCALFDRQGNLVANAPHIPVHLGSMGDSVQALLQNGLTLKPGQVYASNNPYRGGTHLPDITVITPVFLDGQGGLQPQFFVASRGHHSDIGGISPGSMPANSTQVDQEGVLFDNVLIVEGDRLQSETLYSLLCAGPYPARNPDQNIADLQAQVAANRRGVMELKSLCDRYGQAMVQAYMGFSQDHGADCVRRCLTTLEDGEFSCELDNGSRIQVKITIRGDRQRATLDFRGTSAQTQDNFNAPLAITKAAILYVFRTLIQDEIPLNAGCLQPLDIIVPPGCLLNPHPPAAVVAGNVETSQTITNVLYGALGVMAASQGTMNNFSFGGDRYQYYETICGGAGAGARFAGADAVQTHMTNSRLTDVEVLENRFPVLVKTFAVRPNSGGTGAFKGGNGAIRCIEFCQSMTVTILSQSRRIHPFGLQGGKSGQGGQNWLQRKNADPLSLPGTITLRVEPGDQIRIETPGGGGFGQP, from the coding sequence TTGAAACAAGACGCTGCATTGGGGAAATGGCAATTTTGGATCGATCGCGGTGGCACATTTACGGATATTGTCGCCCGATCGCCCACGGGAACATTAACCATCCATAAACTCCTTTCCGAATGCCCAGAGCGGTATCCTGATGCAGCGGTACAGGGAATTCGTGAAATCTTAGGTTTGGGCCCCCATGACCCCATCCCCAGTGAAAACATTAGTGCCATTAAGCTGGGAACGACGGTGGCGACGAATGCCCTACTGGAGCGTAGCGGAGATCGCACCCTATTAGTGATTACGGCAGGATTTCGGGATGCCCTACGCATTGGCTACCAACATCGCCCGGATATTTTTGCCCAGGAAATTATCTTACCGGAGATGCTCTACGAGCGGGTAATTGAGGTACAGGAACGCTACAGTGCCACCGGGGAAGAATTGGAACCCGTAAATTGCGATCGCCTCAGGCCAGAACTGGAAGCGGCCTTTGCTGCCGGTATTCGTGGCTGCGCCATTGTCCTACTCCATAGTTTTCGTTACCCGGATCATGAACAGCAGGTGGCCGAGTTGGCGCGGCAGATTGGGTTTAGCCAGATTTCCGTTTCCCATCAGGTGAGTCCGCTAATCAAACTGGTGAGCCGGGGAGATACCACCGTGGTGGATGCCTATTTGTCTCCCGTGTTGCATCGCTATATCCAGCAGGTGAGCCATGAATTAGGTAATGTGCCCCTCTTTTGTATGCAGTCCAATGGCGGCTTAGTCAAAGCTAATTTCTTCCAAGGGAAAGATAGTTTGTTGTCCGGGCCGGCGGGGGGCATGGTGGGGGTCGTGCAAACGGCTCTGGCGGTAGGGATTCAGCGGCTAATTGGCCTGGATATGGGGGGCACTTCAACGGATGTCTGTCACTACCGCCATAGCGAAAAATCCCCCTGGGCAGAATACGAACGCTTTAATGAAACAGAAGTAGCGGGAGTACGCCTGCGATCGCCGATGTTAGCGGTCCATACGGTGGCGGCGGGAGGCGGATCCATTTTGAAATTTGATGGCAGTCGCTATCGAGTTGGCCCCGACTCCGCCGGAGCTAATCCCGGGCCCGCGGCCTATGGCCAGGGAGGGCCCTTAACCCTTACGGATGCCAATGTCCTCCTAGGGAGAGTCCAGCCGGAATTTTTTCCCCAGTGTTTTGGCCCCCAAGGGGATCAACCCCTAAATAAACCCATTGTCCAAGCCATGTTTCAGACCATTAGTCGAGACATCCAGGCACAAACCGGCATTGATTCAAACCCAGAGCAGGTGGCGGCGGGATTTTTGGCGATCGCCGTGGCCAAGATGGCCCAAGCCATTAAAAAAATCTCCCTAGAGCGGGGCTATGATGTGCGGGACTATACCCTCTGTTGTTTTGGCGGGGCGGGGGGGCAACACGCCTGTCTGATTGCGGACTCACTGGGTATTCCTGAAATTTTTATCCATCCCTACGCGGGGGTGCTATCGGCCTATGGCATGGGTAGGGCAGAGCTGCGGGTGATAAAGGAGCAAACCATTGAAGCCCCCCTCGATGAGGATCACTATCGCCAGGTGCAGGCCCAGGCCGATGATCTCAGTCAAGCCGTGCAAGGGGAGTTAGTTGCCCAGGAATTACCCTTAGCGGCCATGGATTGCCTCCAGCGGGTGTATGTGCGCTACATCGGAACGGATACCTCCTTGGTGGTGGCCCTAGCAGACCCCCAGACCATGGCCGAATGCTTTAGGGAGCAGCATCAGCAACTCTATGGATTTACCTTTCCCGATCGCCCGCTGATCATAACCCGTTTGCAAGTAGAGGGCATTGGCCAGGCCCCCGTGAATGGGGATTTACCAATCGCCACTGCCCCATCCCCGCCAGGGAAACCCACCCAGGTAGAGATGTATAGTAACAATGCTTGGCATTTAGCTCCAGTGCTACAACGGGAACACCTCACCCCAGGGTCGCCGATTCCTGGCCCGGCCCTAATTATTGATGCCACGGGAACCAATGTCATTGAAATGGGCTGGCAAGCGGTCAAACTTAGCCAAGGCGGTCTAAAAATTCAACGCCAAGGGATCGCGCCTACAAAGTATCGGGATGGGAATCACTGCTCTGAAATCGCCGCCAACTCCGATCAACCCCTGACCTGGGATCCGGTTCAACTGGAAATTTTTCACCATCTCTTCCAGGCGATCGCCGAGCAAATGGGCATTACGCTTCAGCAAACCAGTGCCTCCGTCAACATTAAAGAACGCCTGGACTTTTCCTGCGCCCTCTTCGATCGCCAAGGCAACCTAGTGGCCAATGCCCCCCATATTCCCGTCCATCTTGGCTCCATGGGGGATAGTGTCCAGGCTCTCCTCCAAAACGGACTTACCCTTAAACCCGGTCAAGTCTATGCCAGTAACAATCCTTACCGGGGCGGCACCCATTTACCGGATATTACGGTGATTACGCCGGTCTTTTTAGATGGACAAGGTGGACTTCAGCCGCAGTTTTTTGTTGCGTCCCGGGGACACCATAGCGACATTGGCGGTATCAGTCCCGGTTCCATGCCCGCCAATAGTACCCAGGTGGATCAAGAAGGGGTGTTATTCGATAATGTCCTGATTGTGGAGGGCGATCGCCTGCAATCAGAAACCCTATACTCCTTACTTTGCGCCGGCCCCTATCCTGCCCGTAACCCAGATCAAAATATTGCGGATCTCCAGGCCCAAGTTGCCGCCAATCGGCGGGGAGTAATGGAGTTAAAAAGCCTCTGCGATCGCTATGGCCAAGCCATGGTTCAAGCCTATATGGGGTTTAGTCAAGACCATGGAGCCGACTGTGTACGTCGTTGTTTAACTACCCTAGAAGATGGGGAATTTAGCTGTGAATTGGATAATGGCAGTCGCATTCAGGTGAAAATTACAATCCGGGGCGATCGCCAACGGGCGACCCTGGATTTTAGGGGCACATCTGCCCAAACCCAGGACAATTTTAATGCGCCCCTAGCCATCACAAAAGCTGCCATTCTTTATGTCTTCCGTACCCTCATCCAAGACGAAATTCCCCTGAATGCCGGCTGTCTCCAACCCCTAGATATTATTGTTCCCCCTGGTTGCCTTCTTAACCCCCATCCCCCAGCGGCAGTTGTCGCCGGAAATGTGGAAACATCCCAGACGATTACTAACGTTCTTTACGGGGCCCTAGGGGTGATGGCCGCCAGTCAAGGGACGATGAATAATTTTAGTTTTGGTGGCGATCGCTATCAGTATTACGAAACCATTTGTGGCGGAGCCGGAGCCGGAGCTAGATTTGCCGGAGCCGATGCGGTGCAAACTCACATGACCAATTCTCGCCTAACGGATGTTGAAGTTTTAGAAAACCGCTTTCCCGTTCTAGTCAAAACCTTTGCAGTGCGGCCCAATAGTGGGGGAACTGGAGCCTTTAAGGGGGGAAATGGGGCCATTCGCTGTATAGAATTTTGTCAATCAATGACCGTAACCATTCTATCCCAAAGTCGCCGCATTCATCCCTTTGGTCTTCAGGGAGGCAAGAGTGGCCAAGGGGGACAGAATTGGCTTCAACGTAAAAACGCAGACCCCCTATCCCTACCTGGCACTATCACCCTAAGGGTTGAACCTGGTGATCAAATTAGAATTGAAACTCCCGGTGGCGGCGGCTTTGGTCAGCCCTAA